The genomic segment GCTGCAAACAAAGCTCATGCCTGCAGGACCCCTGGCTCTTGTCTTGTGCTCATCCCACCTGGAGACACAGAGGCTGCCCCTCGCCCCCTCCCAAGTCTTCGGATGGGAAGGGTTGGAGCCCAGGTGTGCTTTCATTGCCAAGGACACCTCCCGGATGAGCACTCTGCAGTTTTGGGGGGAAACTGTCTCCCAGGTCCAGTAGGAGGAGCCTCCGTGGGACCTGCTCCCCCTGTTCTCGGCATTTGCAGAGCTGGGGAAAGTGGGCCAGGGGTGGGGCGTGACCTGTGCTTTTTCTTCTGATGCTCCCTGTGGCTTTGAGCTGGGTTCAGTCAGGATATTTAACATTTCACTAACGTTTTAAATAACCACTTCACGGACCACTTCACTTGTTCGGAGCATGTTTGAGAGCATTTTTCTGGGGCTATTTCAGAAAGAAACCAGGCGTGGTCATCAAGGTGTGAATTCCAGTGCAGCTCGCAGGGTTTTCGTCTGTGAAGTGAGGTCTGAAGACCTGCCAAGTGTCTGGCACTCGGGAGCTgcttggaaaacagtgtggcactTTGTGACCGCCTGAGATGTCAGGCGAGGAAGCGGGCTCAGGACCAGCCAGTGTCCAAGGCTGCACAGGTGGGGACGGACAGACAGGGGTCCCGACTCCAGTCAGGGGTCCGGCCTTCCGGCAGCTCACAATGGGGCCTTGGGGTCGGGAGTTGGGGGAGGCAGCCGCAGCCTTTTAGGAGAGAGAGGTGGGCTGGGAGTGGGCAGGTGGCAGGGCACTCCCACTGGGCTGACAGAGGCTCCCTGAAGCTAAGGGAGACCCTTGACCCTCCACTTGGGTTGCTGACCAGAGCTCCCAATCTGCCTTCAGCCTCACACTTGGTCCTGCTGGCCACCTGCCACACGGCCTGGGATGACCCTGGTGACACATGAGATGCACGTGTGAAACACCCAAGTGTGTGTGTCACTCGCTCCCTAGTGTGCATGCGTGCACAGCACCTGTGTGTGCTCCCAGAAGACAGAACCCATCACACTACGGCAGGGGCTGTCCGTTCTGTTCACGGTTCTGCATGTTGCTATAATCGTCAGTGCCTTCAGTGAGGTCAACTCCCTCCTGCAGGAAGTCTTCCGGGTGCATCCATGAAGTGTGGTGTCTCATCTTCCCCTCTGGACTCAGAACTCCTGCGTCCCCCAATAGCCTCGGGCCTAATGGTGTTCAGGACCCGgctgcccagctgccctgcccagccctccccgcccccaaggCAACCTTTTGCCTTGCAAAAGCACAAGGGAAGGAGCAGAGGGGTCCCCTGCGCCCACCCTGCCCCTCATTGACCACAGTGCAGCTTCCCTCTCACGGTGTTTATTGGTTTCCAAGAGCAGCCCCTCTCCCAAGGCTGCCGCACAGGCTCATATCTTTCGGGTTCCAAAGACAGGACGGTTCTTGTGCTCGGGGGAGTCCAGGAAGGCCTTGAGCTTGGGCCGGGCGCTGAGGCGAGCCACGTAGGCcgagagcagggggagggagtcCAGGCAGCTGGGGGCCAGGACCTGGTGATTCAGCAGCAAGTCCAGCAGGTTGTAGTCCGCGAAGGAGATCTGCAGGGCAGGGGTCGGGGGTCTTGAGCAGGGTCAGGGGAGACGGGTGCTGGGTCCAGAACTCTGGCTGCTTTGGTGAACCAGTCATAGCCCcgctctgggcctccgtttcaCTACCTGGGAAATGGACCCACAATGGGCTGGACCCAGCGCTAACCTGGTCACCCACGATGAAGGCCTGGCCACCCTGGTTCTGGCCCAGTAGGGTCTCAAAAGGCTTCAGGTGCGCTGGCAGCTCCTCAATATACTGGGCCTTGCTCTCCTCCTGCAACCAGGGGGGATCCTGGGGACA from the Desmodus rotundus isolate HL8 chromosome 5, HLdesRot8A.1, whole genome shotgun sequence genome contains:
- the LOC112317408 gene encoding glutathione S-transferase P 2 isoform X12, with the protein product MLALHHQPCHPTPSSTSPSELYGQLPKFQDGDLTLYQSNAILRHLGRSLGLYGKDWREAALVDMANDGVEDLRKLCSHLIHHNYDPPWLQEESKAQYIEELPAHLKPFETLLGQNQGGQAFIVGDQISFADYNLLDLLLNHQVLAPSCLDSLPLLSAYVARLSARPKLKAFLDSPEHKNRPVFGTRKI
- the LOC112317408 gene encoding glutathione S-transferase P 2 isoform X11 translates to MLALHHQPCHPTPSSTSPSELYGQLPKFQDGDLTLYQSNAILRHLGRSLGHPQPGLYGKDWREAALVDMANDGVEDLRKLCSHLIHHNYDPPWLQEESKAQYIEELPAHLKPFETLLGQNQGGQAFIVGDQISFADYNLLDLLLNHQVLAPSCLDSLPLLSAYVARLSARPKLKAFLDSPEHKNRPVFGTRKI
- the LOC112317408 gene encoding glutathione S-transferase P isoform X10; protein product: MRMLLADQGQSWKEEVVTKDAWLQGSLKASCLYGQLPKFQDGDLTLYQSNAILRHLGRSLGHPQPGLYGKDWREAALVDMANDGVEDLRKLCSHLIHHNYDPPWLQEESKAQYIEELPAHLKPFETLLGQNQGGQAFIVGDQISFADYNLLDLLLNHQVLAPSCLDSLPLLSAYVARLSARPKLKAFLDSPEHKNRPVFGTRKI
- the LOC112317408 gene encoding glutathione S-transferase P isoform X13 → MPSPQLYGQLPKFQDGDLTLYQSNAILRHLGRSLGHPQPGLYGKDWREAALVDMANDGVEDLRKLCSHLIHHNYDPPWLQEESKAQYIEELPAHLKPFETLLGQNQGGQAFIVGDQISFADYNLLDLLLNHQVLAPSCLDSLPLLSAYVARLSARPKLKAFLDSPEHKNRPVFGTRKI